The genomic region GCCCCAAATTCCGGCGGCGAGGGGCAGTACTTCCCCGAAGCGATCGAGATGGCTATATAAATCGAAGCCGAGGAATAAACCGCCCGTTTCGCAACTGGTTAAAATCGTCGCCACCAGTAAAATTCCGGCGAGGGCTTTTTGTCCGGTACTCAGGGGTTGGGGGTCGTTTTCCTGGGGTAGGACGATGACCACGGGCTTGTCTTCCGGATCGCAGACCAGGAAGAGGCGGTAGCGATCGCCGAGACGGTCGTGGAGGCTTTTAGAGAGGCGCTGGCGGGATTCTTCCGGGTCGCCGCGCAAATTGCCTCTAAAAATGGCTCCTTGTTGGTAGGGAATGGTTTCGGTCGAGAAGAAGGTGTCGATTCCGAAGATTCCTTGAATTTTTTGTAGGTCTTCTTGAGGGATGGGAACGAATTCCGGTGGGGCGATCGTGGAATCGCCGCCCTCCTTGGCGGCTTCCCCAGGGTCCGAAGCCTCTTGCTGTTGCAGGCGTTGCGCGGCCCGTTCTCGCAACAGGGTTTCCTGTCCTTCGGCGCGTAACTTTTTGCCGAGGAAGATATAAATCCCAGCCGATCCGATCACGAGGAAGAGAATCCCGACCAGATTGAGGTAAATCCCCGCCGCAAATAGCCCGAAAAAGAGTAGCCACGGCGCCATGAGGACGACGGACTGCAACCACGCCAAGATCCCCAATTTTCCGAAGGATCGGGCGCGATAATATCCCCATCCCAAGACTCCCAAGGCGAGGAAGACAATCGCGATCGTCGCCACGTTTTCTGTTGCAATATTCATGCTGTCGTTGTAATCGTGCAGACGATTTTAATTCTACGATTTAGTATTATCGGACGTTTGAGAGTCGCGATCGCGGTAACTGTCGATCGCCGCTCGCAGTTGACCGTGATGTTCGGCGAGGAGGGTTTCGCTGCTGTCGCGATCGAGTCCGGTCCAGTGCATGATTAAGGCCAATTTGACCGATCGCCCGCTCTTTTCGAGCAAATAGCCCGCCTCATCGCGGTTTAATCCGGTCAGGTCGCGCAGAATCCGCAAGGCGCGATCGTGTAACTTGCTGTTGGTCACGGCAACATCGACCATGCGATTGCCGTAAACCTTACCCAGCTTGACCATCACTCCCGTCGAAATAATATTTAAGGCCATTTTGGTAACCGTTCCCGCTTTTAAGCGCGTCGAACCCGCCAAAATCTCCGGTCCGACAATCAGGCGAATGTCGATATCGACTTCTACGGGAACTTGCGAGACGGGTACGCAGGCGATCAGGGCCGTGGTTGCCCCGCGCCGCCGCGCCGCTTGGATCGCCCCTTGTACGTAAGGGGTCGTCCCCCCGGCGGTAATGCCGATCAGCATATCCAATTCGGTGACGTGACGACGGGCGATCTCCTGTTCGCCATCTTCGGCCCGGTCTTCGAGGTCTTCCGAACTGCGGATTAACGCTCCGGCGCCTCCGGCAATAATGCCCTGAACCAGTTCGGGAGGGGTGCAGAAGGTCGGCGGACATTCTGCCGCGTCTAACACGCCCAAACGACCACTGGTTCCGGCGCCGATATAAAATAAGCGACCGCCGCGCCCTAAAGCGTGGGCCGCGCGATCGATCGCCCGGGCCAGAGATTCGCGCGCCCCGGCGATCGCGTCTAGGGTTTTTTGGTCTTCTCGATTGAATAAATCGACTAATTCTAGGGAACTGAGGCGATCGAGATTCGCACTCGAAGGATTGATTTGTTCGGTCAGTAAATGTCCGCGTTCTTCCATGTTTTGGGGGAGTAAGGAGTAGTGCGGGCCTCTGGCCCGCTTGGAATACGGGCCTCTGGCCCGCTTTGGGTAGGCGGTTAGATCTCGGAGTTGACTGTAGCGCCGAGCATCTTGAGGGCTGTTAGTAGGGTTCGATCTACTTTACGCTGTCACTCTCAAATGTGAAATTTCAAATCTCAAATCTCAAATCCTCACAACAAGCCTTCTAACTGTCGGCGGATGCGGTCGAGATCGTCGGAAGAGATCTCCGTCTCGTCTGTGGCTGGGGTCTGTTGGGGTTGGTCGGCTTTCCAGTCCGTATCCTCGATATTGGTTTCTGGAGGGACGGCTAATTCCCCTTCGGGGATTAACTTGCAATCGTAATCCGCCTCGTTACAAAAGGCTTCCACCTCCTCCGAGTCGATTTCCTCGGCAACCGGGGCGGGAAAGTCTTGTGCTTCTAACATCAAGGCGTAACGGGTGGCGTCGTCTTCCGACTCGAACATCAGAACTGTATTGCGATCGCCGATCTGCAAGGTATGGATCCCTTCGTTTTCAGTGCGTGGATTGAAGAGTAAAACGTAAACTCGCATAGTTGGAAAGCGGTAATTTTTTGGGTTTTAGGGTTTCAAGTGATTCGAGGCGATCGCGCCGTCGTTTCTTGACTGCTTTGTCGGTCTCGTCCCCGTCTCAAGTCTAAAGTCTCCCCTCTCAAGACTCAAGTGATGGTTCTCCCCTTGCATCTCCAATCTAAAATCGAAAACCTACAATCAAAAATGGTACGACCGCCTTCTCCCTTGTTGGAATGAGTCCGTCTCCCATGCCACAGCATCCCCCCGAACCCCCCGCGCGCGATCGCGAAGCGTCTCCCAAGGAGAATCGCCGCCGATGGCCCAAACGCCTCAAACGCCTTATCCTCATCGTCACGCCGATCGCCGCGATCGCCGGAACGGCAGGTGCTGCATATTTATGGTATTTTGTCAACACTGAATTATCGCCCCTGGTCGGTCGGGAATTGAGCAAACTGTTCGATCGCCCGGTGAACGTCGGTCCGGTGCAACGGGTTTCCCTCACCGGGATTCGGGTCGGCGAAAGTACGATTCCCGCCACCGCCACCGATCCGGATCGGGCGATCGTCCCGGCGGTCGAGGTCGGTTTCGACCCGTTGCAATTCCTGCTGACGCGCACCCTCAGCCTCGACGTGACCCTCCTCGACCCCCAACTGTACCTCGAACAACGTCGGGACGAAGCCTGGTTAAAAACGACCCTCCACACCGAAGATGACGGCAAAGACAGCGCGATCGAAATCCAACTCGACGCCATCCGCTTTCGCGACGGACAACTCACCCTCCAACCGAACGCCGAAGTCCGCGCCGAACTTCTAGACACCGAACCCAAACCGATCCCTCCCGTCGTCGTCACCCCTCTCGACGGTCAAGCCCTCTTTCTCGACAACCAAAAGCGGATCGCCTTTGAAGTCACCGGAACCCCCGCCACGGGAGGCGAACTCGACATCGACGGCGAAGTGCTCGTCGATACCCTCGACATCAAACTCGGTGTTCGCGCCGGAGACCTTTCCGGGCCGAATATCATGCCCCTGATTCCCAATTTACCGATCGCCGTCTTCGCCGGAACCCTGGGCGCCAATCTCACCCTCACCTTACGCGAAACTGAGGTTTTACAATGGCAGGGCATCGCCAGCTTTAACGACATCACCGCCCGACTGGCGACCCTCGAACCCAATTTGACCCAAGCGACCGGACGGCTGCGCTTTTCGGAATTAAAAGTCGCCCTCGAAGATACCCGCGCCTTTTACGGAGAACTGTTCGGAACCGCCGCAGGCACCATCGACACCACCGCCGACTATAACTTAAACATCCAACTCCCCCCGACGACCCTCGAAAAAGTCACGAACACGTTGGATTTAGAAACTCCCGTCCCCGTCACGGGGGAAATCGCCGGGGACTTTCAAGTCACCGGACCGCTAGAGGCGCCGATTTTCTCGGGAACCGTCGCCAATACCAAAGTTGCTCGAATTGACAAGATCGATTTCGATCGCCTCCGAGGACAAATCCGCATCGACGCGATCGCCGGACAGATGGTTTTAGAATCATTGATTGGCGAACCTGTCGCCGGAGGGCGCATCACCGGAAGCGGCGCCATCCCCCTCGCCCCGGATGAAGGGATGAGCCTCAATTTCACCGCCCGCAACCTTCCCGGCGATGCCTTGGGCGAAGTCTATTCGGGCGGTCCCTCGGACGTGGCGATCGGTCCGATTCAAGGCCGGGCCCGGGTACGCGGAACCCCCGAAAATCCCGTTACTTTCGTCAATTGGGATGCCCGCGAAGGCGACTATCCCGCCTCCGGGGAAATCGTCGTCACCGGGGCAATTTCCAGCTTTCGCAACACTCGCATTCAAGTTCCCGGGGGGGAATTACAGGTCACCGGAAGCGCCAACCAACAGACTCGCCTCTGGCAAGCTTTTGTCACTACAGACGAGTTGGCCCTCGCCCCGTTATTGCCGCCGGGTTCGCCTTCTGTCGAAGGGGCGATCGCCGCTAACGTGCAGCTATCGGGAACCTTGGATAGTTTCGAGTTAGGGGAGATCGACGCCGAGGGGGGCGGTTTTCTCAGTTTGGGCGATCGCGGGACCGTCGCCGCCACCGGAAGCTTGCAAAACGGTCGCTGGACCGCCCAAATTGCCACCTCGGATCTCTCCCTCAACCCCTTCGTTCCAGATTTAGCCGTTCCCGTGGGGTTGCCGAGTGCGGAAATCGACCTCGCGGGTCGGATCGACTCGTTCGATCCGGCGCAATTGGCTGCGTCGGGCACCGCCACCGTTCGGATTGCCGGAGGCACCCTACAAACCGAGGGAGAAATCGATCGCGGCAATTTCCAACTGGCGGTCGCCGCTTCCGGGATTCCCGTGGATCGCCTCGCCGAGAACCTCCCGGTTCCCATTCGCTTAAACGCTGGCAACTTAAGGGTTTCCGGCAATCTGGCCGATCTGAATTTGGGGGCGATCGCCGCGCGCACTGAATTTGACGCGATCGTTGCCGGGGCGCCGATTCGCGGCAACGGACAACTCGATCGCGGCGACTTCCAACTCGCCCTCGATACCGCTAATTTGCAACTCAATCCCTTCGCCCCCGCTTTACCCGTCCCGGTGGAACTCGTCGAGGGAGAATTGACCGTGTTCGGCAATGTCAACCGCCTCGATCCGGCGCAAGTACGCGCCACGACCCGGGTCGCCCTCGATGTCGCCGAGACTCGGATCGCGGGGACGGGTCAGTTAAATCGCGGGGATTTTGAACTGTCGTTGAGGGGCGATCGCCTCTCCCTGAATCGCTTTTCTCCAGACTTACCCGTCCCGGTGGAAGTGAGAGACGCCGAGTTCACCGTTCTGGGCAATCTCGCCGATCTCGACCCCAACCAGATCGCCGCCTCGGGATCGGCCCGGGTCGATCTCGCCGGGGGCGATCTGCTGGCGAATGGCACGGTGAAAGCAGGTGGGTTTCAAGGGGCGATCGCCGCCTCCGGCCTGGATTTAACCGCCCTCGCCCCGGATCTGCCCGTTCCGGTCACTTTGGTGGGCGGTCGCGCCGAAGTAGCCGGACGACTCGACGATCTCGACCCACAAAATATAGACGGCACCGCAACGGTGGCGTTAACGGTGGCCGGGGGGCGGGTCAAAGGTGAGGGCAGTTTACAACAAGGACGCTGGCAGGGGGCGATCGCGGCGGACGGCCTCAATTTGAACGCTTTTGCGCCCCAACTCACCGAATCTCTGGAATTATCGACGGGAACGGTGAATTTATCCGGTTCTTTGGCCTCGTTCTCCCTCGCCGATCTTCGGG from Oxynema aestuarii AP17 harbors:
- a CDS encoding site-2 protease family protein, whose product is MNIATENVATIAIVFLALGVLGWGYYRARSFGKLGILAWLQSVVLMAPWLLFFGLFAAGIYLNLVGILFLVIGSAGIYIFLGKKLRAEGQETLLRERAAQRLQQQEASDPGEAAKEGGDSTIAPPEFVPIPQEDLQKIQGIFGIDTFFSTETIPYQQGAIFRGNLRGDPEESRQRLSKSLHDRLGDRYRLFLVCDPEDKPVVIVLPQENDPQPLSTGQKALAGILLVATILTSCETGGLFLGFDLYSHLDRFGEVLPLAAGIWGVLLAHEIGHRVWAKRHDVRLSWPFLIPTWQIGSFGAIDRFESLLPNRSVLFDVAFAGPAAGGLVSLAMLLIGFSLSGEGSLFQVPSEFFKGSILVGTLAKVVLGSQLEQQLVAVHPLAVIGWLGLVITAINLLPAGQLDGGRIIQAVYGRRMAGRTTIATLIFLAIASFANPLALYWAVLIFFLQRGLERPSLNDITEPDDARAALALLALFLTIATLLPLTPGLAGRLGIGS
- a CDS encoding DUF3110 domain-containing protein — protein: MRVYVLLFNPRTENEGIHTLQIGDRNTVLMFESEDDATRYALMLEAQDFPAPVAEEIDSEEVEAFCNEADYDCKLIPEGELAVPPETNIEDTDWKADQPQQTPATDETEISSDDLDRIRRQLEGLL
- the murQ gene encoding N-acetylmuramic acid 6-phosphate etherase produces the protein MEERGHLLTEQINPSSANLDRLSSLELVDLFNREDQKTLDAIAGARESLARAIDRAAHALGRGGRLFYIGAGTSGRLGVLDAAECPPTFCTPPELVQGIIAGGAGALIRSSEDLEDRAEDGEQEIARRHVTELDMLIGITAGGTTPYVQGAIQAARRRGATTALIACVPVSQVPVEVDIDIRLIVGPEILAGSTRLKAGTVTKMALNIISTGVMVKLGKVYGNRMVDVAVTNSKLHDRALRILRDLTGLNRDEAGYLLEKSGRSVKLALIMHWTGLDRDSSETLLAEHHGQLRAAIDSYRDRDSQTSDNTKS